The genomic segment AACCATTCTACAAATTCTTCAGGATCATTTAAAAGCTCTTCATATCCAAGAACACCACCACAATCCTCAGGTGGACAAGCTCTTTTACCTCCTATACACACAGGATAATTCATATTTGGGTCAGCCTCTAACTCTTCAACAATTTTAACAGTATGCTCCCACGAATCACCAAAATCATATTCATAATAAAAATCCTTTTTATCAGAAAAAATAAGTGTTGTTTTAGAATCATAAGTTATATCTCCAAACTCATCATTTTCAAGATCGCCTATTCTATCGCCTTCTACATTAAACTCATACAAATGATAATCCTCCCAGCCGAACACCTTCTGAATCACCATATGCAAATCATGGTATGTAATTTCTTTATCTACAAGCACTTCTCTATAAATTTCTGTTTCATCTAATGAAATCCTAAGTTTTAGTATTTTCATGGGTTACCTCCATTGTCTTAGTTGTTATATATAACTTGCTTAACTTATAAAATATATTATAATTATATACTCTATAGTATCTAACTAACAATAGATAAATCTCAAGATTATGTAAGTAATTGTGTTACTATATATTTAATAGTTTTGATAATAGTCGTGAAAAAAGATCTATGCCTAGTTAGCTACAAAAGCTTTATGAAAAAAATATTGCGATTAAATGGTAATGATTATTCAAACTTAACTATTGAAAAAATACTTGATTCAATATTGCTTATATATTAGTTCAATTAATCTAAAAAATATTACTTGAAAATTTCAAAAAATCTATTTTATAACCAAGGGTTTTTTATGCTCTTTTTTACTTTCAGAATATTGTGTATTTTATTTTTGCTTAAAATCCACTTAATTTTGCATTCTTTTTGGCTCAATTTGTACCACTTTTAAACAAACTTTTGTACAACTTTAGAGATGGATTTAACCAATGTTTTTGTCTTTAGCTTTCAGTAGCCTCTTTATTTCTATTTCTGAATACTTCATCTGACTTCTCCTCGCTTTCTTTCAGTATATCAGCCACAATAATCTTGTATTACATATCTTTTTTTATCTTAAATAAAACTTTTGCAAGTTTTAATCCAAGTCCTGTTAAATTATAGTCTGTCAATATATTACCGTTAAGGACAGGAGTGCGTTTAGCTTGTACTAAGCCAACAGCTATAAGCCTATCGCAGTTTAATTCACTTACCTTTTTCGTTACTACTCCACCAGCAAAACCTTGTTCGATATATTCCTTAACTTTCCCATTTTGTATAATCGCATCATAAATATCCAATAATTGTATAAAGTCTTGAAAAAATACACGTTCAATGATAGCGAGGTACTCCCGGTATTGGGTCCAGGAAATGTTTTGATTTATATACTCAATATAAAAAGCAGCAGTTAATTGAGCTTTTTCTAACTCGTCTAATCTATCTATATGGATAGTTATAAGTTCTATCTCTTTTCTTAACCATTTTTCATTATTTTGAGCAGCTTTCTTTCGTTTTTCTATTTCTTCTAGTTTAGCATCTCCTTGATTAAGTGTTTCAATAAAAATAAGTAATTTTTTAAGAAGATGTTTATCTCTAATAGCTAAAGATACTTT from the Clostridiisalibacter paucivorans DSM 22131 genome contains:
- a CDS encoding plasmid pRiA4b ORF-3 family protein, giving the protein MKILKLRISLDETEIYREVLVDKEITYHDLHMVIQKVFGWEDYHLYEFNVEGDRIGDLENDEFGDITYDSKTTLIFSDKKDFYYEYDFGDSWEHTVKIVEELEADPNMNYPVCIGGKRACPPEDCGGVLGYEELLNDPEEFVEWLGYEYDSESFTVEWANERLHDPNCCRKGYTVEDLAEMAGKSTATIKRWIEKLEDNELKDYLWKYEGKILLDPEGVPILFRLS